The genomic interval GATGGAACTGGGGTTTTTATCAATTTTGACCCAAAACCTTCGTGTTTAAATGTCcagatttatttctttaatggcttttaaaaaaaataaacatgaaacacATTTCCTGGTCCGATTTAGGGACTTCGTTATCATTTTCAGTGGAAACTGGGGCTATCTCTGTGCTCAACCAGTAGGACTGGCAGTCAGGGAACTCTAGTTGTCTTCGATTGGAAAGTTgtaggtttgattccagcttcctcctctgcCTGTTGATGTGCCCTTGGGCACTTAACCCTAAGTTGCCTATGCCAACCTCAgcctgcatatttgtgcatgaATGTGTGTATATTGTTAAAACTGGTGCTACTTAAGTCAAGTCagtttccatttttaaaaccGTTTAAGAACATATTTATTAGGGTATGAAGGCGGTCAAATAAAGAACCAATGAAAATGATCAGTTTTGTGTTCAACTCCAAGAACCACTTTTCTGCTGTGGTTCATTTTGATGTGATTTTTCTAAAGATCATAAGATTAACATTGGGAAACAATCTATTTTATGTTGACTGTTTACATTTTAGGACAGCGAGGATTGGGTGTAGCACTCCACCACCCAGTCATTCAAACCTCTGACTTCTTCCACATGGAGCAGTTTTCAATTGTAATGCTAATAATGTAAATACACCTTTATAGTTTAACACTGTCCTACAACTTACTGTTGGGTTGCCATAAATTTCCTAAAGCTTCAAATTAACAAATCTTTTGTCAGTTTCCAAATGAGGGGCTCACCCAGGTCGCCATTCATGAGAGAACCCCAActtcctgtcagttcaggtCATTGTTGCTTAAAATTGCTTTCCAAATGGAGGTTTTCATCATCACTGTGTGCAGCTGCGTTTAAAAACCCTCTCAAGCCTTTCAGTATCACCAACTACCGTTGTAAATCCTGCCTGAAATAGCGCATGTAACTCCGGTTTCCAGCGCTGCGGATAAAATTCAATCTGAGCTCAGGTCAGGACTGTAAAGACAGTTTAGAGACACCACCAGCTGTTTAAGGCAGTGTTTAGAAATCAGAAGAGCAGCGTTAAGACATCTGTTTTCAGCATTAATGAAAGTAACACCATTATCTGAATTTAAGTCTTTTTGCAACATAGAAGTTCACAGAACCTAAAGAGAGGATCAAAGAGGaagaagtgaaaaaatgcaagaCAAGCTTTCTGACATTAAAGTGCAACTGCTTTCCTAATGGCTGAATATTAGCTGTAAACCCAGTCCAAACTGCCAAGAACTGGACTGGAAACTATCAGAGGTCCAGTTTTGCTGGTGCTGCACCTTCGTTTTGTGCTGCCCTGAATGCTTAATGTGGGCATTCAGGAAAAAGCCAgagttgttttttgcttttccaTGTTTTCCCGTCGCCCACCTGCAGCCGAAGCTTAAATGTCAGCCAGGAGCTGCACGTGGGGGTGAGACGGTAAAAAGAGAGGAGAGAAGGGCTGCCAGCTGGGTCACGGCAGCCCCTTGTGTGGGGCCTACATCAAAGCCGGGCCAGCCCACATCCTGTGTCTGACCTCTGACCCTCTGTAGTTCACACTGCATTCAGTCAGCTGAATTGCTaagaacaaaaacactaatgatgGATAGAGTAGATGGGAATGTAGATCTGCATGCCTGCGGGGTGAGACACCTCTCCGTGATCTGACTCATCCTGATGTTTGTCTGGAATGTGAGCAATGTTTTCCTGCAGACGATTAAAGTCCTCTTCTGTGTTCTGGTTCCTCAGGAGGAAAGAGGAATAACTTCTCCACGTGCAAAGCAAAGGCAGCAGCGATGGGCCCTCTGCTTGAGATGGAGGCCTGTTAGATTCCATGAAGACCCTAAAATCTCCAAACTGAAGCCTCCAGTTTTCAGAGGACTCCCCTCTCCACCTCTACCACACCTAACAACCcgccccccacacacacaccttcatcACAGCCACACCAGAACAGATGTACCTCCTCCCACACCTCCAGAAGGCCACTCTGCTTTGGAGACGCTGAACTGAACAAGACAATCATGATTTGCAGGAGCACCATCATGTGACTGCAACCTAACACCAGAACCCCAGAAACCCACCCGTCTGTCTTCTCTTTTCCGAGGGCACTGCACTGAAAAACCGCAGCACAGACTCCTTCACCGGCACTAAATTATTCTAACTTATTTGTCACCTGTTCCTTTTGTATAGTCCAGTAGGCCCACTCTCAGACTCCCGTCCTTCTCTCTCTTCGATCTCACTGGAAATGTTTTGGAGACCTTTCGGGTCTCCACCCGACTGACCAAacatctctttgttttgttgtttttgaaagACTGCACTAAGGAAGACGGGATCTCGTCTCGTCTCACCCAACGTCCCGAGGTTTTAATGTGTCGCTGACCAAGCTGATGCGGGGAAAAAAGGATGAACATTTTGACTCTTTCTGTCTTTGCTTTagactgaattttattttgaatgcttttgtttttgtatcttGTTTCATCTTCTCGGTGTATATTttagtgatttttgtttttttttatagtggtatatataaaaaataagctTTGGACACAAGAAAGCCATTTTTCTTGTTGGAGTGTCTTGCAGAAAAATTGAAACGTAAGGCTTCTTTTGATAACTATTTGTAACAAATAGTGACCTCGGGTCGGCTCGGATGTAACATAAACGCTCGGTATGtgtactttttaaaaaactgtcAGGATATGTCGGATTTTCTGGATATTTTTGCAGGCTACATCAGGACACGGGCAGGAGTAACAGCTCAGAGGCCTATATTTTATTGCTCTGAAACATGACAAATGAAgcagatatatatatttacccCAGCACTTGACAGTCTTTCTTTTATTGCAATGGACCTTTTGTCTTTTCTCTCTCTGGTAGCTAATAGTGTGGTCTTTTTAGCCATGTTGTTTATTCCATCtctgtaacatttttattttttattttgatgctcTATTTTAGCATTACTTgacaaattaatttttttatcattattatattTCAGGTCACTGTTATCTTGGAAGAGCATTTTGCTTCCCAGGAGGTCATATTTGAAttgtttcaacatgttttttgttcttttttttaagaaaataaaaaggcacCATTGTCTCATTTGATGAGTCGTGTGGTGAAAAGATCAGAGCTGAAACTGAAACCTTAACGTGCTTCAAAACTCGAACACAGAGAGCTCAAACACTTGGAGAATTTTCccaaaaagaacataaatgtACGATTTATGTATAAATCTGAAGACATTAATGTGTTGATTAAAGGACGGAAATCAAAAATCTATTTATGGCCAAGCCTGAATCTTGTTTGGGTACCATCTTGTTAAAATTATGGTTAAACAGCTCCATCTTGTGGTCAACAGTCATATTTACCAATTTAACCGCCTTTAAAACTCAAAATGATTGGTTTATGCGCCCCTGAAATCAGAAATCTGGAGTTCAACACCAGATTTTtggtgataaataaaaaaaaaactataaaagaaaatgtagcaAGTTTTCCggctttaatgtgacatttactGAATacgtttgaaataaaaaacaaattggtcTTGGGTAACATAGAGGTTTTGCACATCCTAATCTAACACCTTGTTGAAGCACATTTTCATTACCTTTAGAGTTTTCTTTAATAGGGGTCAAGCAGCTCCCCACATCCTGACTTGTTAATATCTTTCCACTCTATCTTGCAAAAGTTCTCCAAATCTCTGATTGTGAGGGTGTCTCTTGTCCACAACCTTGCAGCTTTCCTCCATTTCTTTTGGAAACATGTCCagttttttctcttctctttctaCATATACATTACACATTCAGTTGTTAGCACCAAGAAGGTCATAGGTTCAAAATTCAGCCTGATggttttctgcatgttctcccagtgttTCCATGGCTTAGGTAAACTGGTCTCCCTGAGGATTGATGGAGGAAGTATGGTTGTTCCTTTGTACAATGGCATCATTTTGATCCTTTTAACCTTTCTGCAAACTAAGGGTTTAACTGAAGGACGTAAACAAGCAAATGTGATGAAAACTCTACTAGGACGTCTCTACTTTATTTCAGATTCAGATTTCCTGGAACTGATGGAAGGtgtgaacagaaaaaaaccgAATACTTGGATAATTGCatcacttttattatttttcagatGAAACATTTCCATATGTCACATCAGGGTTTCATTTTATACTTAACAGAAACCTGGAAATGGGTCTGTTTGCTTTAAGCTCAACTACATGATGTTGCTGAAGGTTTATCCAAGAGGACAATGTTTAGATTCCTAACTCAAAGCTGTTCTTCTGGTTCTTCCTTCAGATCGATGAATTCACCTGAAACAAATCCAGACATGGAAACGTCCCACAGATAAGGGTTCCTAAACTCGCTCCATGTCAAAATTCTCGCCTCAAAACTTTCTTCTGATTGTTTATGGAGCTACAGAAACTTACAGCAGATGTTTGCAGAAGTCAGGTTTTCTTTCTACACTCCTACCACTACAGAGAAACCGCAGCATAAGCTAAAGTAGGATGGCAGGGGAAAGAATGTTTTCCTAATGAGTTTCTTGGCTTAATCTCACAGACTGAGTCTTATTGAACAAAACATGTTGATTATGTGGATCTTTGTTCCTATAAACAGTCTAATATAAAAACTTCTTTAAGGCCGGACTAAGTTTTCAATCAAACTGTGCATCTGGAAAGTATTCAGTAGttcactttttccacatgttgtgTTACAGCCTTATAACAGATCCAATTCATCAGTGGTCACTAAGGCAGAGTGTTTCCCTGTGGAGAAAGACCAGAAAATCAACCACTGCTGATGCACTCCTCCAATCAGGCCAAGATGGACAAGGCAGCCTGCCAAGGCATTTTCAGTCCAGAAGAAACTACTTTCTCTGGGCCGATAAAACCAGAACTGAACCTTTTGGCCTGAACTCCAAGCCTCATGACTGGAGACAAACAAGCACATATCATCACTTGGCTAATATCCCCActatgaagcatggtggtggcagcatcatgctgtggtgatatTTCTTTGGCACTGGAACTGGGCAACCTGTCAGCCTCAAAGGTAAGATGACAGCAGCCAAATACAGATTCTGAACGAAAACCTGCTCGGATGGCACGACCAGAAGCAAACAACCAAAGATAACTGGTTGTCCACCCACCCTGACTGAGCTTGGAGAAGAGAAAAATACCCTCAACACATTTGTACCAAGCCTGCAGAGAAGCCAAGAAGACCTGATGCTTGTGATTGATGGGAAGCGTGCAGGATACAGCTGAAAAGAAGAATGTAGCTCAAACAAGTGTTTTCTGCAGCATCAAGAACATCAAGGTGAGATGTTCCCTGCGGTGAACAAGGCTTCAGGACATCCAGAAAGCTTCAGGATGGTCATAAGGAATCATGTTGCCACCAGTAAGCCCAAAAGACTGGCTTACTGTAATGTTTCAATTGAACATGCCCGTAAGTTTCCAGATTCACATTTCAAGGTTGTTTGATCAGATTTTTAGAACATTATGGATGTTTGAGTACCCAGCATTCATCTGGgtgggttttattttctgttccaGTTAAAGAACTTTGGTTCCAGTTTTAAGCTCTAAAGGAAAATAACTTAAGACACCCATAAAGCAATGAAACGGTTGAATGAGTATATTTATCTAGAAGCCACACAGAACACCAAAATGACTCAGTTGGATAACATGTCAAACTGCGATGAACCAAAACTGAAatatccttaaaaaaaaacagaaattcagatttttttatctCCTAATTAACAGAATAAGCTCTAAGGTCTGCAACCCAAACTTTTTTCCATGCTTATCCAGACTCGGAAAAGGCAAAAATCCAACTTGATGTTTTTCAAGAATACAGGATCCCTGATGTGATAACTTCTGCTCATACAGTGAGGTGAAAAGTCTTGGACATGAAGGGTAGCAAAGAAGCAGCTTTCATTTAAGAACATCCTTTAGGATGGACTGGAATCCTGCAGGAAGTAGGAAGATGGAAAACAGGAGACTTACTGCGATCTATCCTCCTACGGATTTATTTTCCAGAAGCTAAAGACGTTCAATCAGAAATCACTGACAGCAGGttttaaacagcttttaatCAGATCGAACAACATTCAGCAATCATCTGGATGGAAATGACCTGAGAGGCTCTCCGGTTCCTACTGGGAAGCTTCATTTCTCCAGTTCTGACTGGTTCCCAGTTCAGATCCTGACTCAATCACTTGTACTTGTAGAACCCCTCTCCCGTCTTTTTGCCGAGTTTTCCGTCTGCAACCAGCTTGTTCAGAAGTTCGCTCGGAGTGAAGAGCGGGTTGTCGGGATCCTTTTCATTCCAGCCTAAAGATTCAGGAGGAAGATGCTGATTTACATCCCTGTGTTTGAAATAAAGGAATATTTACACATTTACAAAGGTTTACCCACCATCTATAATGAACTTCAGCGTGTCCAGTCCCACGTAGTCACTGAGCTCAAATGGTCCCATGGGATAACCGGCGCCGAGTTTCATGGCGATGTCGATGTCTTCTTTGGATCCATGACCTGGGAAAAGTAACAGGAGTTGAAGTGAAACCATGGCAACTATTTTAACAGAGAGGTAGAAGGAAACGAACCTCTCTCATGCAGCCGGAGGGCCTCTATCATGTAGGGAACTAGCAGCCGGTTCACAATGAATCCAGGGGTGTCCTGAACAAACATATACAGGTATGAGAGCGGGTCAGAACAGGACTTTCTTCATCAGAAGTTTGGTCGTTACCGAGTCCTCTGCAACGACACACCTCACCTTGCAGGACACCGGTGTTTTTCCCAGCGCTTTGCTGAAATTCAGGAGGGAGTCAAACGTCTCCTGGCTGGTCGCCGACGTCGCAACGACCTGTAGAAGATCAACAGTTTATCAACTCAGCCTGAACTTTACTCCGTCAGGCCTGATGTGACACAAGCATCAGAACATCATCCAGGAAACAAAGCTTTTTAATGGCAGGAAACATATAAATATTGGTTATCATCCATAAAAGCTTAGTCAGACTGAATAGAGAGTGTCTGAACATCAGTTTAAATCCCGCCACAGATTCtaagttggatttaggtctggactttgacagggccaTTTTCTAGCCTCTACCAGGGTTTCTTTCCTGATCTAGCTCCATCCTTCTTCTCATCAACAGTTCAGATCATCATTGCATGTTGTAGTCTAGTGTTGGATAATCTGATTTGTCAGTGCGAAGATCAAAATATTGGCATTTCCTCTCTTATAAAACGTATTCTTCGCCTCCCTAAGATTGAACAATACACACTATTagtaaaaacagcagaaatgtgTTCCGACTGCCGGTGCCAGGGTCTCACACCGAGATGGGAAGACAGAAAATATTCTGCTCCTCATGCAAAATCAGCAACATATGATGGAACTCGAGGGTTTAAACAGACTTTAAGCACTTTAAATTGTCAGAAAGTTCTGGGTGTACGGTTGAACACGTCATTGGAACTTGTTTTAGTTGTGTTTATAGTTGAGTGACTTCGGATGTTTTATGATGTGTTTTTAGTTTAGTCCCGTCTTGAGCTGCTCATTTAACGGTTCTTTCCTGGTCAAgtattagaaaaacaaaactctgaCCAGGTTCCGtgtcctgctgaagagaagcattcccacagaatgatgctgccgccaccatgttttaccaccACACACAGCACTTTGTAGaccaaaatgttggatttggtctcatctgaccagagtaccaTCTGTCGCATTTTTGTCGTGCCCCCTTGATGGTTTGTGGAAAAATTACCAACAGAACCTTTTCTGGATTTCTTCTCattctttcataaaggccagatttgtggagtgcacaactaatagttttcCTGTTAACAGACTCTCCCACATGGGgtgaggatctctgcagctcctcctcagAGTTATCTCCTCgcttgcttctctgattattgctcgCCTGACCCAGCATGCAATGcaaggtggacggccatgtctggGTAGGTTTGCAGTCCACTTAATCAGAAAGCAAAAGGTGcctaataggagattttttacagaatttgtaccaggtgaagctaagactgccacttgagttctgaacagagcatatttacaagaaaaggttgttttttttttattttaaatgcaaaatgatttttttgtacagttttggcttaattactgctctgaatgGGTTGTTCTGGCAGCAAAAGGCATCCTGTAGACTCCATGGTCCATTTAACaattatttgattactaaattagctgtcgattatttaaataatcaattAATGCAGTAAAtgcgattaattgtttcagccctagtaTTTTGTGTTTGTCCATCATATGAATGTTAATAAAATCTGTTGTAGTTTTGTGTAAAAACTTGTGTGAGTTatgaaggacaaaaaaaacaggCCTTTTTATCTCTGTGCtccaacaaaccttttttttaaatgaataagcATTTCTTTCTAGAATATCTCAGGTTTTTACCAAAGACGTAACTTTATACCAACAATTTAAAGAATGACTGACGCCATCTACACATGTTGTATTTCAAGAGGTGGCCCTAGTTCCAGCATGTCCACGTGGTCCGGTTCATTGGTTCAGCTCTGATCGGACGCCGTTTGGTCTGATCTGATAAAATGTCTGTTTGctttaaacaaaacagaaccGCTGTTTTCCGTTTGTGTGACCCACCTCTACGAGTTTCATCATGGAGACGGGGTTGAAGAAGTGAAGGCCTCCGAATCTGTCCTGCCTGCTGGTGGCGCTGGCGATGTCGGTGATGGGCAGAGAGGACGTGTTGCTGGCGAAGATTGAGTGTCTGAGACAAAAAAGCACCGAAAAACCATTTAAAAGACATCAGTTcataacaaagataaataattttgggtttGGTTTGTGGgccttttaaagtgtttttcttCTGCATGAATACGTTCTTTAAAATCTAGTTTTCCATAAATCATTTATCTATCCATCATCTCCtactcctgtaactgtagcatctgaactccactctatcAGGGCCTGCAATAAACCCCcttcaccccagaccccgacccagaccgcacagaactctcccatctccccactgagcccgctttttactttactggattctgataacatgaaaggagctcttaaaatcgggacccaaatggcgctgacatcttctccattcaacaccccccgtggccgaggccctgctactaaaccaacatcttccaaatgctgcagacctccaccacctcctagtctatctcctcctaatcaggaccttcaaatcacttctctgtgatacagtctgggccccagtggtaactctatcagaaatgaacaTGTCCAAGAAAAacctgggcccctaataggagatagttgtaaaatctctgtgcttatacgtgacagaaagaacaaaaccaaaaggataagagacagtaataaacaatcaacaaaagccataaactgtcaggtacaaccagacacagagttaatatcagcaactaagtcatataaactggctttattgaacattagatctctgtcaggaaaataatttttaatcaatgacttcattactgaccacgatcttgatgttatgtttttaacagaaacatggttatttaaatttaatgaagctcccattctgatagaggcgacgcctccgaactacagttttctttgtgagagcagacagcaaagaaaaggtggaggggccactttgtttaaagatttattagagtgtaaaaaagtatttctgggcaaatttgactcttttgaatatttggctctccaggtaaagaa from Girardinichthys multiradiatus isolate DD_20200921_A chromosome 5, DD_fGirMul_XY1, whole genome shotgun sequence carries:
- the hadh gene encoding hydroxyacyl-coenzyme A dehydrogenase, mitochondrial, whose translation is MAFFTHRISRSFSSSAVRSVVIKNVMVIGGGQMGAGIAQVAASTGHSVTLVDMSEDILKKSVKGIEGSLKRVVKKKFADKPEAGEEFVQKILQNVSICTDPAAAVPSSDLVLEAIVENLKVKQDLFSRLDKLAPAHSIFASNTSSLPITDIASATSRQDRFGGLHFFNPVSMMKLVEVVATSATSQETFDSLLNFSKALGKTPVSCKDTPGFIVNRLLVPYMIEALRLHERGHGSKEDIDIAMKLGAGYPMGPFELSDYVGLDTLKFIIDGWNEKDPDNPLFTPSELLNKLVADGKLGKKTGEGFYKYK